In Panulirus ornatus isolate Po-2019 chromosome 40, ASM3632096v1, whole genome shotgun sequence, a single window of DNA contains:
- the LOC139761300 gene encoding uncharacterized protein isoform X1, with translation MGATNLKLLKWQERSIFGYFFWSSNKVLSSNKCHIIPRFIHPTKWRRIVCDGREHDNLQQECSIFGYLFWSSNKVLSSNKRHIIPRFSHPTKWMRIVCDGREHQTIYSTCFVFSFFETYRQERSIFGYLFWSSNKVLSSNKRHITPRFSHPTKWRRIVCDGREYQTIYSKNVRSSVISSGHPTTRSCHPTNATLLRDFLIRPNGGGSSVMVGVIRQSTVHVLSSHSLRRTVRNVRSSVISSGHPTRSCHPTNATLLRDFLIQPNGGGSSVMAGSIRQSPVHLLSSHSLRRTGNMCMKMGRLEHDMLLVRKRGK, from the exons GCAGGAACGTTCGATCTTCGGTTATTTCTTCTGGTCATCCAACAAGGTCCTGTCATccaacaaatgccacattattCCGAGATTTATTCATCCAACCAAATGGAGGAGGATCGTCTGTGATGGCCGGGAGCATGACAATCTACA GCAGGAATGTTCGATCTTCGGTTATCTCTTCTGGTCATCCAACAAGGTCCTGTCATCCAACAAACGCCACATTATTCCTAGATTTTCACATCCGACCAAATGGATGAGGATCGTCTGTGATGGTCGGGAGCATCAGACAATCTATAGTACATGTTTTGTCTTCTCATTCTTTGAGACGTACAG GCAGGAACGTTCGATCTTCGGTTATCTCTTCTGGTCATCCAACAAGGTCCTGTCATCCAACAAACGCCACATTACTCCGAGATTTTCTCATCCGACCAAATGGAGGAGAATCGTCTGTGATGGCCGGGAGTATCAGACAATCTACA GCAAGAACGTTCGATCTTCGGTTATCTCTTCTGGTCATCCAACAACAAGGTCTTGTCATCCAACAAACGCCACATTACTCCGAGATTTTCTCATCCGACCAAATGGAGGAGGATCGTCTGTGATGGTCGGGGTCATCAGACAATCTACAGTACATGTTTTGTCTTCTCATTCTTTGAGACGTACAG TCAGGAACGTTCGATCTTCGGTTATTTCTTCTGGTCATCCAACAAGGTCCTGTCATCCAACAAACGCCACATTACTCCGAGATTTTCTCATCCAACCAAATGGAGGAGGATCGTCTGTGATGGCCGGGAGCATCAGACAGTCTCCAGTACATCTTTTGTCTTCTCATTCTTTGAGACGTACAGGAAACATGTGTATGAAGATGGGTAGATTAGAGCATGACATGTTGcttgtaaggaagagaggaaagtga
- the LOC139761300 gene encoding uncharacterized protein isoform X2, with the protein MGATNLKLLKWQERSIFGYFFWSSNKVLSSNKCHIIPRFIHPTKWRRIVCDGREHDNLQQECSIFGYLFWSSNKVLSSNKRHIIPRFSHPTKWMRIVCDGREHQTIYSTCFVFSFFETYRQERSIFGYLFWSSNKVLSSNKRHITPRFSHPTKWRRIVCDGREYQTIYSKNVRSSVISSGHPTTRSCHPTNATLLRDFLIRPNGGGSSVMVGVIRQSTVHVLSSHSLRRTVRNVRSSVISSGHPTRSCHPTNATLLRDFLIQPNGGGSSVMAGSIRQSPAGTFDLRLFLLVIQQTPHYSEIFTSYQMEEDRL; encoded by the exons GCAGGAACGTTCGATCTTCGGTTATTTCTTCTGGTCATCCAACAAGGTCCTGTCATccaacaaatgccacattattCCGAGATTTATTCATCCAACCAAATGGAGGAGGATCGTCTGTGATGGCCGGGAGCATGACAATCTACA GCAGGAATGTTCGATCTTCGGTTATCTCTTCTGGTCATCCAACAAGGTCCTGTCATCCAACAAACGCCACATTATTCCTAGATTTTCACATCCGACCAAATGGATGAGGATCGTCTGTGATGGTCGGGAGCATCAGACAATCTATAGTACATGTTTTGTCTTCTCATTCTTTGAGACGTACAG GCAGGAACGTTCGATCTTCGGTTATCTCTTCTGGTCATCCAACAAGGTCCTGTCATCCAACAAACGCCACATTACTCCGAGATTTTCTCATCCGACCAAATGGAGGAGAATCGTCTGTGATGGCCGGGAGTATCAGACAATCTACA GCAAGAACGTTCGATCTTCGGTTATCTCTTCTGGTCATCCAACAACAAGGTCTTGTCATCCAACAAACGCCACATTACTCCGAGATTTTCTCATCCGACCAAATGGAGGAGGATCGTCTGTGATGGTCGGGGTCATCAGACAATCTACAGTACATGTTTTGTCTTCTCATTCTTTGAGACGTACAG TCAGGAACGTTCGATCTTCGGTTATTTCTTCTGGTCATCCAACAAGGTCCTGTCATCCAACAAACGCCACATTACTCCGAGATTTTCTCATCCAACCAAATGGAGGAGGATCGTCTGTGATGGCCGGGAGCATCAGACAGTCTCCA GCAGGAACGTTCGATCTTCGGTTATTTCTTCTGGTCATCCAACAAACGCCACATTACTCCGAGATTTTCACATCCTACCAAATGGAGGAGGATCGTCTGTGA
- the LOC139761300 gene encoding uncharacterized protein isoform X5, which translates to MGATNLKLLKWQERSIFGYFFWSSNKVLSSNKCHIIPRFIHPTKWRRIVCDGREHDNLQQERSIFGYLFWSSNKVLSSNKRHITPRFSHPTKWRRIVCDGREYQTIYSKNVRSSVISSGHPTTRSCHPTNATLLRDFLIRPNGGGSSVMVGVIRQSTVHVLSSHSLRRTVRNVRSSVISSGHPTRSCHPTNATLLRDFLIQPNGGGSSVMAGSIRQSPVHLLSSHSLRRTGNMCMKMGRLEHDMLLVRKRGK; encoded by the exons GCAGGAACGTTCGATCTTCGGTTATTTCTTCTGGTCATCCAACAAGGTCCTGTCATccaacaaatgccacattattCCGAGATTTATTCATCCAACCAAATGGAGGAGGATCGTCTGTGATGGCCGGGAGCATGACAATCTACA GCAGGAACGTTCGATCTTCGGTTATCTCTTCTGGTCATCCAACAAGGTCCTGTCATCCAACAAACGCCACATTACTCCGAGATTTTCTCATCCGACCAAATGGAGGAGAATCGTCTGTGATGGCCGGGAGTATCAGACAATCTACA GCAAGAACGTTCGATCTTCGGTTATCTCTTCTGGTCATCCAACAACAAGGTCTTGTCATCCAACAAACGCCACATTACTCCGAGATTTTCTCATCCGACCAAATGGAGGAGGATCGTCTGTGATGGTCGGGGTCATCAGACAATCTACAGTACATGTTTTGTCTTCTCATTCTTTGAGACGTACAG TCAGGAACGTTCGATCTTCGGTTATTTCTTCTGGTCATCCAACAAGGTCCTGTCATCCAACAAACGCCACATTACTCCGAGATTTTCTCATCCAACCAAATGGAGGAGGATCGTCTGTGATGGCCGGGAGCATCAGACAGTCTCCAGTACATCTTTTGTCTTCTCATTCTTTGAGACGTACAGGAAACATGTGTATGAAGATGGGTAGATTAGAGCATGACATGTTGcttgtaaggaagagaggaaagtga
- the LOC139761300 gene encoding uncharacterized protein isoform X3, which translates to MGATNLKLLKWQERSIFGYFFWSSNKVLSSNKCHIIPRFIHPTKWRRIVCDGREHDNLQQECSIFGYLFWSSNKVLSSNKRHIIPRFSHPTKWMRIVCDGREHQTIYSTCFVFSFFETYRQERSIFGYLFWSSNNKVLSSNKRHITPRFSHPTKWRRIVCDGRGHQTIYSTCFVFSFFETYSQERSIFGYFFWSSNKVLSSNKRHITPRFSHPTKWRRIVCDGREHQTVSSRNVRSSVISSGHPTNATLLRDFHILPNGGGSSVMAGSIRQSTAQVLSS; encoded by the exons GCAGGAACGTTCGATCTTCGGTTATTTCTTCTGGTCATCCAACAAGGTCCTGTCATccaacaaatgccacattattCCGAGATTTATTCATCCAACCAAATGGAGGAGGATCGTCTGTGATGGCCGGGAGCATGACAATCTACA GCAGGAATGTTCGATCTTCGGTTATCTCTTCTGGTCATCCAACAAGGTCCTGTCATCCAACAAACGCCACATTATTCCTAGATTTTCACATCCGACCAAATGGATGAGGATCGTCTGTGATGGTCGGGAGCATCAGACAATCTATAGTACATGTTTTGTCTTCTCATTCTTTGAGACGTACAG GCAAGAACGTTCGATCTTCGGTTATCTCTTCTGGTCATCCAACAACAAGGTCTTGTCATCCAACAAACGCCACATTACTCCGAGATTTTCTCATCCGACCAAATGGAGGAGGATCGTCTGTGATGGTCGGGGTCATCAGACAATCTACAGTACATGTTTTGTCTTCTCATTCTTTGAGACGTACAG TCAGGAACGTTCGATCTTCGGTTATTTCTTCTGGTCATCCAACAAGGTCCTGTCATCCAACAAACGCCACATTACTCCGAGATTTTCTCATCCAACCAAATGGAGGAGGATCGTCTGTGATGGCCGGGAGCATCAGACAGTCTCCA GCAGGAACGTTCGATCTTCGGTTATTTCTTCTGGTCATCCAACAAACGCCACATTACTCCGAGATTTTCACATCCTACCAAATGGAGGAGGATCGTCTGTGATGGCCGGGAGCATCAGACAATCTACAGCACAAGTTTTGTCTTCTTAG
- the LOC139761300 gene encoding uncharacterized protein isoform X4, giving the protein MGATNLKLLKWQERSIFGYFFWSSNKVLSSNKCHIIPRFIHPTKWRRIVCDGREHDNLQQECSIFGYLFWSSNKVLSSNKRHIIPRFSHPTKWMRIVCDGREHQTIYSTCFVFSFFETYRQERSIFGYLFWSSNKVLSSNKRHITPRFSHPTKWRRIVCDGREYQTIYSKNVRSSVISSGHPTTRSCHPTNATLLRDFLIRPNGGGSSVMVGVIRQSTSGTFDLRLFLLVIQQGPVIQQTPHYSEIFSSNQMEEDRL; this is encoded by the exons GCAGGAACGTTCGATCTTCGGTTATTTCTTCTGGTCATCCAACAAGGTCCTGTCATccaacaaatgccacattattCCGAGATTTATTCATCCAACCAAATGGAGGAGGATCGTCTGTGATGGCCGGGAGCATGACAATCTACA GCAGGAATGTTCGATCTTCGGTTATCTCTTCTGGTCATCCAACAAGGTCCTGTCATCCAACAAACGCCACATTATTCCTAGATTTTCACATCCGACCAAATGGATGAGGATCGTCTGTGATGGTCGGGAGCATCAGACAATCTATAGTACATGTTTTGTCTTCTCATTCTTTGAGACGTACAG GCAGGAACGTTCGATCTTCGGTTATCTCTTCTGGTCATCCAACAAGGTCCTGTCATCCAACAAACGCCACATTACTCCGAGATTTTCTCATCCGACCAAATGGAGGAGAATCGTCTGTGATGGCCGGGAGTATCAGACAATCTACA GCAAGAACGTTCGATCTTCGGTTATCTCTTCTGGTCATCCAACAACAAGGTCTTGTCATCCAACAAACGCCACATTACTCCGAGATTTTCTCATCCGACCAAATGGAGGAGGATCGTCTGTGATGGTCGGGGTCATCAGACAATCTACA TCAGGAACGTTCGATCTTCGGTTATTTCTTCTGGTCATCCAACAAGGTCCTGTCATCCAACAAACGCCACATTACTCCGAGATTTTCTCATCCAACCAAATGGAGGAGGATCGTCTGTGA